One Vibrio neonatus genomic window carries:
- a CDS encoding PTS sugar transporter subunit IIA: protein MNLKESLIHNHSILLNAKADDWKQAIKLGTDVLVKANVVEERYYDAIVSAVAEEGPYICIHDAFALSHSRPEDGVIKTGFALTVLETPVFFDGVDEPIDVLVTLAGKDSEEHIEGTMQIANLIEFDEDFSLLRACKTANDVAQLIDAALAAVEGEAA, encoded by the coding sequence AATGCAAAAGCAGACGATTGGAAGCAAGCCATTAAATTGGGTACCGATGTTTTAGTTAAAGCCAATGTTGTTGAAGAGCGTTATTACGATGCCATCGTCAGCGCCGTTGCCGAAGAAGGCCCATACATCTGCATTCATGATGCTTTTGCTCTCTCCCACTCTCGCCCTGAAGATGGCGTAATAAAAACTGGCTTTGCATTAACCGTCTTAGAAACTCCGGTGTTTTTTGATGGTGTAGATGAGCCTATTGATGTGCTGGTTACTTTGGCTGGCAAAGACTCCGAAGAACATATTGAAGGCACCATGCAAATCGCAAATCTGATTGAATTTGATGAAGATTTTTCTTTGCTTAGAGCCTGTAAAACGGCCAACGATGTTGCGCAATTAATTGATGCTGCACTTGCCGCTGTAGAAGGCGAAGCCGCTTAA
- a CDS encoding L-ribulose-5-phosphate 4-epimerase gives MYHDLKQRVLEANLQLPKYGLVTFTWGNVSEIDRQLGVIAIKPSGVEYDDMTINHIVVVDLGGAIIEGELNPSSDTATHIEIYKAFPNVGGVVHTHSRSATIWAQAGIDIPALGTTHADYFYGDIPCTRRLSNTEIAQEYERNTGLVIVEEFSQRRIDPMAVPSAIVAGHAPFSWGKNAKDAVHNAVVLEEISAMALATRALNSGIKLQPELSDKHYLRKHGENAYYGQERH, from the coding sequence ATATATCACGATCTCAAACAGCGTGTTCTAGAAGCCAATTTGCAACTGCCAAAATATGGCTTGGTCACTTTTACTTGGGGCAATGTTTCTGAAATTGACCGCCAACTGGGCGTGATTGCGATTAAGCCATCGGGAGTGGAATACGATGATATGACGATCAACCACATTGTGGTGGTTGATCTAGGTGGCGCAATCATTGAAGGAGAGTTAAACCCCTCTAGCGACACTGCCACGCATATAGAAATCTATAAAGCCTTTCCCAACGTTGGTGGCGTTGTGCACACTCATTCGCGCAGTGCGACAATTTGGGCGCAAGCAGGTATAGATATTCCAGCACTTGGTACCACTCATGCTGACTATTTTTACGGTGATATCCCCTGCACTCGTCGTCTATCTAACACCGAAATTGCTCAGGAATATGAAAGAAATACTGGCCTTGTCATCGTGGAAGAGTTTTCTCAACGCCGCATTGATCCTATGGCTGTCCCTAGCGCCATTGTTGCTGGGCATGCACCATTTTCTTGGGGGAAAAATGCTAAAGATGCAGTGCACAATGCGGTAGTACTAGAAGAAATATCCGCCATGGCGCTTGCCACCAGAGCGCTCAATAGTGGCATCAAACTGCAACCTGAACTGTCCGATAAACACTACTTACGTAAGCATGGCGAAAATGCTTATTACGGACAGGAGAGGCATTAA